TTTGTTGTTGCACAGAGTAGGAACTTAGATGGCGGGAAACTTTATGTCAAAGGCGCTGAACCTTTGACCTAAGGAGGAGCAACACTCTGGTTGACCACTGACAGTAGAATCGTAACCGCTCAGGAATCTCGTAGGAGAGGAGGGCCACATCCCAGGCTTTGAGTTGTGTTGGGAAGGAGGGGATGGAAATCTGGGGTAGTGGGCATGCAGTCTATAATGGGGGAAGAAAAGGGGTTACTCTAAAATATGACTCCTGAACATACCACAGTGAATTATCAAAATCCCAAACAGCTTTTCCATGTGTGTTATATTATATAGATGTTCTTTACACACCGTGACTAAGCTAAAACGCTTGGGTACATTGAGCCTATACTCTGATCTATGGTCAGTTACATATTCCCTCACTTATGGATAAGGTTTGGAATTTGAGCGCGTAAGTGAATTTTAGAACTGTACACAGAGTATATTGCGCTACCTACCTGCTGTAGTGCAGTAGAACAGAAGTTTGAGAGATTATGCAGGCCTTTAGCGACCTCTAGTGTCTTGGGAGAGACTGGCAAGCTCATATTGACTCGGGCGTCAATCATCCAGTCAACATGCAGTTTAAATGAGATGAGATCCGTGTAAAGTTGTGAGAGGGAGTCGTTTAgctgggagagggaagagagggcgACAAGGTGTGAATTCCGAAGACTGGGGACTTGACACTGTGTTTTAAACGCTTACATCCTATTTAGTACAACGTCAAAAAAGTTTCTGAAAAGTGTTCCTGGTGAATTTATAAAGCATCGCTGAAGAATTCCTCCcaatagattaaataaactgaGCAGTGATGGAATACATTTATGTTGCTTTAAGTCACTACATTTATAAAACTTTGTCACTTTCAGACAACTGGCACTGTATACCGctccttgcaaaagtattccgacccattggatttcttcacattttgttgtcttacaaaatgggattaaaatgtatttaattgttctTTTTTGTCAACAAACTACACAAAATACTatgtaatgtcaaaatggaagaaCAATTAtaccaataaaaaaaatatgactacaaattaaataactaaaatatagtcatTGCATAAGTATTTAACATGTTAGGAACACCTTTGacattgattacagctgtgattcttcttgggtatgtctcataagagctttgcacacctgtattgtgtaatatttgcccattattcttttcaaattcCCATttattttcatcctgaaaaactccccagtctttgtggatgtcaagcatacccataccatgatgcagccaccaccatacttgaaaataaggaggcagttactcagtgatgtgttgtgttggatttgccccaaacataatgcttttaatttaggccaaaaagtgtattATTTTGCTGTGTTTTTTTTGCAGTAATAATTTAGTGCCTTGTTTTTTCAGATCACTTTCAGATCAAGTATCTGTATCGATTTGTGCATTATTGCTGATATGTGGATTAATTGCCATTTTTCTGAAGCAAACATATCTGAAAAACATTAACCAGACAAGTCCCAATACATCTTGCACTGTTTGAGTGAATCAACTTGATTCATTGTCTTTGCATGTTTTTTTGGCCTGATATTTCACtatgtcatttaggtcattattgtgaagtccctaaaatgttgttgatcaatggaatcatggtgacatccctaagcagtttccttcctgtcctgcagctcagttcagaaggacgactgaCATCTTtaatgtgtctgggtggtttaatatattaaaccatacatctaatacatctatttTCAATGTCtgatgtgttattgttacccatatACCAATCACTGctcttctttatgaggctttctaAAAGCTCCCTGGTGTttatagttgaatctgtgcttgaaattcaatacttgactgaagGACATTTCCAATTGTGGTAAAGgaaatttttacaaatgaatccaaaattaaaatctgaaatgtcttgagacaTTAGCAttaaacccctttgttatgactagcctaaataacttcaggagtaaaaatgtgcttagcaagtcagataataagttgcatggacttaatctgtgtgcaataatggcGTTTAACAAGATGTTTGAATGACCACCTCAtcgctgtaccccacacatacaattatctgtaaggtctctcagtcgagcagtgaatctcaagcacagattcaacgacaaagaccagggaggttttacaatgcctcgcaaagaagggcacctattggtagatgggtacaaaaaaaagcatacattgaatatccctttgagcagggtgaagttattaattacactttcgatggtcaatacacccagtcactaaaaaGATACAGCCATCCTTACTAACTCAGTtaacagagaggaaggaaaccactcagggatttcacaatgaggccaatggtgatattaaacattttacatttttttcccccatacTTAACAACTTCCAGAGTTAAATGGCTGttgtaggagaaaactgaggatggatcaacaacattgtagttactccacagtactaacctaaatGTCAGAGTGAAAACAAGGAAACCTGTaaggaatacaaatattccaaaacatgcatcttgtttgcaacaaggcactaaagtaatactgcaaaaaatgtggcaaagaaatgaccTTTTTTGGTCGCCTTTTGTTTGGGGCAAACCCAACACAatatattactgagtaccactcttcatattttcaagcatggtggaggctgcatcatgttatggatatgcttgtcatcagcaaggactagggagtttattATGATAACAAGAAAGGGAATAGAtttaagcacaggcaaagtcctagaagaaaacctggttcagtctgttttccaacagacactgggtgacaaattcacttttcagtaggaaaataacctaaaaggCAGGGAAAAATATATACTGGAGTTGCTACCCAAGACAACGTTGAATGTTACAGagcggcctagttacagttttgacttaacttggattgaaaatctatggcaagacttgaaaatggctgtctagcaatgataattaaccaacttgacagagcttgaagaatttttaaaagaatgatgggcaaatattgtacaatccaggtttgcCAAGCTATTAGAGACTTCCCCAGAAAGACTCATTGCTCTAATCACtcccaaaggtgattctaacaggGGGACTcatggggttgaatacttatctaatcaaaatacatttgttttatttcttccactttgacattgcagACAAGAAATGGCAATTGCATCCATTTaattcccactttgtaacacaacaaaatgtggaaaaagtcaagggatatgaatattttctgaagacactgtagttATTTAGAGAGAGCATGCAATAAGGACTGGACTTAAGTAGATGCATACATACCTTTAATGAACTGAGGTGATTGGCCGTGTGCTCCATCTCGGGAAGAGAGTCTAGATTGTACTCCGTAAGCTCCATACCGCCGAACTCACTTTCACTCTAATTTAAGAGGACATGGATAAGAGTTCAATTGGATGGCCACAGAACGAGTGTATGTTGACTAGCAATGACTGTGCTGTGCCTACCAAACTATGGTCAACTCACTCACCTGTAGATTCCTTGTCAGCATCTGCAGGCTTCTCATTTGCTGGACCATCACTGTCAGATGGGCACAGAGGGGGCACTTTTGGGTGGGGCGTGACCACGAAAGGACAAGCAGCCGGGCTAATAGCAGCAacaggaggagagactgtgtGGAGTCCAGGCACACTGCAGAGATAAGAAATAAATCATAATTTTAGAGAGCTACATTAAACGAGGCATTGGATCAGTGTTACATTCAAGATCACAACATTTATCAACAATTCAAAAAAGGTTTATTATTCAAGAATTGCTAAGTGGTGGTACCAGACCACATGGTACCAGACCACATGGTACCAGACCACATGGTACCAGACCACATGGTACCAGACCACAtgatggtaggcctacatttgagTGAGTGGACACACTGATTGGTTACCACGTAACAGGTTTTTGTCTTCCCAGAGAGCAAGAAACCATTATGGAAACagatatttattttatcttgcccCCCCACCCTCACTTTGGTGTAACTTGCCTTTAACATGAGATGCCATATGCTGCCATGAACGGGAAATACATAGACCTGATAGCTTCCAGTTGAAAAAgaggttgtgtttggaaaaggggTCATCCAATCAGCATGGAGTGCAACGGTTTCATCATTGACTCATCAAGCCGACAACTTCAAAGAACCTTTTCTAGACTATGTGGTTATTGCTAGCAAGCATTATGGCTCTGAATCAGTAGGCTAGTGATTCATTTGATGATATCCAATCACGGAATGACAAGCATTGATGCCAACTGTTTTCTTAGCCAGCAGACTGCAACCAAACCTTCAAAAGATCACCAACCAGAACTAAACACGATATTGCAGTTGAAGCCAAGTCATTGATGATGAATGCTGAGTATGTTGTGGTAGACATCTTACATTCCATGTGAACATGAAGGAGTGAGATGGAATCTGTCTGAGCTACATGTTGATGATCAGTACATTGCCAGTAGAATAATCCGGTAGCAATTCTTACTGTTTTTCTTTTTCATTTATAATtgtcaatgtgtttctatgggttatagtagtaaaggccaaattcaatgttttatcaaataaaagacacctaaaggggtcctaaaattctaaatcgaTAACTTatccatcttaaaacaattccaaataTTAGGcaactccccccaccccccccccccccccccccaccccccgcttAGAATTTTAGAGGTTAATACTTGGAACACTTGCTTAAGTTTAGAAACAACATTCTGTACTTATGTTACATGTTATGTTATATGTTACATTTAGCCAAGAGAGTTACCTTAGAGGTCACCATTTCCTGTGCAGTCATTTCTTTGAAAAATGTATGTCCCTTTTGCACTGTCAAAAAGCTATTCCTGACCCAGTATTTATACTGTACAGCTGATTCAGAAAGCGCTGCACTGAAGTTTCCCGTAGCCTTGGGCTGACCTAACACCCCCATGTATTTGAGAAATTCTGCACACGTTGCTGCTTGTAAGTGCACAGCTTTGTCTACGTACAGTGGAACAGTATTAGTCTAAGTTCCGTTTCTGGAAACCTGTCGTTATAGTGCCTGCCTGTATCACTCTCCTAAGTAGAATAAATagcaaaatcacattttatttgtcatatgcaccAAATACATCtggtagactttaccatgaaacgcttgcttacgagcccttccaaTCGATGCAGCGTGAAGAGCTGACTAGTCAGtagttttaaatatttatttatttgcttaTTTGTTTCCACTTTGCCCAAATCATGTCTTAAATGGATTGTGTTGGTCTCAAACTATTTAGACTATTTTGGTTTGAAATATTTTGGTGCTAAATGGTGGAGACTGATTTGCGTGAGGAATTGGTCCAAAAGTGCTCGTGTGGATTGCGGTCACTCCTTTTCCATAGACTGCTTTCAAGATAAGGAAACAAATATCAAAATATGCAAAATCGCTGAATTATACCTTTAATCAGAATTGTTGGCAGGTTACAAaatgtatacccccccccccccccccccccccctcctgcagGCACATTACATCCCCAGTCAATAGTGTAGTATCAGAAATACTTACATTTCATCGTCACCCCAAAATCCAAAAGTTGTAAATAAACTGTCAGCAGCCCCAATCTTTCATCCCCCTAAATGAGTTCACAAACCCAAACGTTCTCTTTTATAGAATGTGTACGATGACACATCACCTGAGTCACCCTCTCCATTCATAGAAGAACTCCCCCGCaagccccctctctccccctcccaaaACACGGCTGTTCACTTTCTTTCTTTGTTTTTCATCATACCGGTTGGTTTTTTTATACCAGTTGGGTTCTTTGTACTGGCTGGGTTCATTACACTGGTTGTTTGGAGTCTTTATACTGGTTGGGTTCATTACACTGGTTGTTTAGGGTCTTTATACTGGTTGGGTTCATTACACTGGTTGTTTAGGGTCTTTATACTGGTTGGGTTCATTACACTGGTTGGTTGGGGTCTTTGTACTGGTTGGGGTCTTTATACTGGTTGTTTGGGGTCTTTATACTGGTTGTTTGGGGTCTTTGTACTGGTTGGGTTCATTACACTGGTTGTTTGGGTTCATTACACTGGTTGGTTGGGGTCTTTATACTGGTTGGGTTCATTACACTGGTTGGTTAGGGTCTTTATTTCTGGTTGGGTTCTTTACACTGGTTGGTTGGGGTCTTTATACTGGTTGGGTTCTTTATACTGGTTGGGTTCTTTACACCGGTTGAGGTTTTTATACTGGTTAGGTTCATTACACTGGTTGGTTAGGGTCTTTATACTGGTTGGGTTCATTACACTGGTTGGTTAGGGTCTTTATACTGGTTGCGTTCTTTACACTGCTTGGTTGGGGTCTTTATACTGGTTAGGTTCTTCATACTGGTTGGGTTCATTGGTTGGGTACTGGTTAGGTTC
This genomic window from Oncorhynchus clarkii lewisi isolate Uvic-CL-2024 chromosome 32, UVic_Ocla_1.0, whole genome shotgun sequence contains:
- the LOC139391959 gene encoding interleukin-11-like — encoded protein: MWSVCLDSTQSLLLLLLLARLLVLSWSRPTQKCPLCAHLTVMVQQMRSLQMLTRNLQSESEFGGMELTEYNLDSLPEMEHTANHLSSLKLNDSLSQLYTDLISFKLHVDWMIDARVNMSLPVSPKTLEVAKGLHNLSNFCSTALQQTACPLPQISIPSFPTQLKAWDVALLSYEIPERLRFYCQWSTRVLLLLRSKVQRL